The Candidatus Delongbacteria bacterium genome has a window encoding:
- a CDS encoding PilZ domain-containing protein, producing MDWQQIQQSFRGSFEGALWAFVLLILLGISLPILSHIWTERFQRFRKLRRIQRQLSAKGINPQEWRLLESAIRSTCPDNPDRLLDSVSLFHTWVDGLPDIDSAEPELLQTLQRIKEMAYPESGHVFVPHSTRDLSPGVSLNLVFHKGGQEVIPCIVVEVGMDGLRLSPRGSHSSKGAPGEQLSLFYPRPEAMYHAVVRLKESPGGELRVTHAQQGQFRVRQLREFWRVDVDMEVAFIVMQEPGKVYESEAGWRPDQRPGHLINLSGNGAALITHNPPPRGSHIAFTLNLPSKTLHDLQAEVLHITVNREISRLHLVFRNLDPGDQELIIRNLFLLYREQAGFEPVADSGPVLFQTRS from the coding sequence ATGGATTGGCAGCAGATCCAGCAGAGTTTTCGTGGCTCCTTCGAGGGCGCGCTCTGGGCCTTCGTCCTGCTGATCCTGCTGGGCATCAGCCTGCCCATCCTTTCCCACATCTGGACCGAACGCTTCCAGCGCTTCCGCAAACTGCGGCGCATCCAGCGCCAGCTCAGCGCCAAGGGCATCAATCCCCAGGAGTGGCGCCTGCTGGAGAGCGCCATCCGCAGCACCTGCCCGGACAACCCCGACCGTCTGCTGGACAGCGTCAGCTTGTTCCACACCTGGGTGGACGGCCTGCCCGACATCGACTCCGCCGAGCCCGAGCTGCTGCAAACCCTGCAGCGCATCAAAGAGATGGCCTACCCGGAGAGTGGCCACGTCTTCGTGCCGCACAGCACGCGCGACCTGAGCCCGGGCGTCAGCCTGAACCTGGTCTTCCACAAGGGTGGCCAGGAGGTGATTCCCTGCATCGTGGTGGAAGTGGGCATGGATGGCCTGCGGCTCAGCCCGCGGGGCTCCCACAGCAGCAAGGGCGCGCCGGGCGAGCAGCTCTCGCTCTTCTATCCGCGCCCGGAGGCCATGTATCACGCCGTCGTCCGCCTCAAGGAGTCCCCGGGCGGCGAACTGCGGGTCACCCACGCCCAGCAGGGGCAGTTCCGCGTCCGCCAGCTGCGCGAGTTCTGGCGAGTGGACGTGGACATGGAAGTGGCCTTCATCGTCATGCAGGAGCCGGGCAAGGTCTACGAGAGCGAGGCCGGCTGGCGGCCGGATCAGCGCCCCGGGCACCTGATCAACCTGTCCGGCAACGGCGCGGCCCTGATCACGCACAACCCGCCGCCCCGGGGTTCGCACATCGCCTTCACGCTCAACCTGCCCTCCAAGACCCTGCACGACCTGCAGGCGGAGGTCCTGCACATCACGGTCAACCGCGAGATCTCGCGCCTGCACCTGGTGTTCCGCAACCTGGACCCGGGCGACCAGGAATTGATCATCCGCAATCTCTTCCTGCTCTACCGCGAGCAGGCCGGCTTCGAGCCGGTGGCCGACAGCGGTCCCGTGCTCTTCCAGACGCGGAGCTGA